In the genome of Shewanella denitrificans OS217, the window GGGCCAATGATCAGAGTAAACTTGGCCTATTTGATTTAATTATTGGCAGTGATTTATTGTATGAAGACGAACATATAAAGCTCTTAGCCTATTTTATTCAACAACATGCGAACAAAAAATGTGAAGTTATTATCGTCGACCCAGGCCGTGGGCGAAAGAGTAAACTCAGCACACTCATGCTGGAATACGGTTTCAGCAGCCTACACACTAAACCCCTTCACACAGACTACTTAGAGCAAGCATTTAAAGGCCATATACTGACTTTTTCTCGCCTATAGCAGCATGCTCATCCCCCCCACACGAGCGTACTTTCGCCACTCTCATCTAACTAAGCCAAAGCGCCTATTCTAGGTCCGAAAGTACTCAGTTCGGCACTCAAGATAGTCTTTTTATCCGATTGATCAAATATTACATTTTGGTAACATCTGGGTGATATAAGCTTATTCGGCTAAGCACAGCTTAATATCCTGAATGCTTTGAACTGTGTAATTGCTTCTTTTGTGCCTCAACACCAAAGGATCTCTACAGCCAAATAAAGCCGTCGTTCTCAAATCATCTGCCCAGCCAATGATCATGTATGGCGCATTAAGGCGATTCACACAGTAAAAAAGGATTTCAAGCATGATGTTAAATAAGAAACTGTCACTGATTTTCATTGCCATGTCAGCGACATTAGGCACATCGGTATTTGCCGCTGATGTGGTCGATGTCGCAACCCTCAAAAGTAGCGCAGCTAGCAATGACTTAGTCTCTGGGCTTAATTTAGATAAAGGCAGCCAACTTAAAGTTGAGAAACAGCTCAACCTAAGTAAAGGCTTGCAGAAGCAGCGTTTACAGCAGTATTTCCATGGCGTGCCCATTTTTGGCTTCTCTGTTGCGGCTTCGCAATCTAGCATGGGCTTTTACAGCGACATGTCGGGCCGTGTATTACAGAACATTGAAAAAACCGCTGATTTTGCCAAACCTAAGCTAACAGTAGACCAAGCATTAGCTATTGCAGTTCGCGGTAAATCAGACAAAACCGTGGCTAGTGTGAAGGCTGAAAATCAACAAGCCAAGTTGTGGATTTACCTTGATGATGCAGCGCAAACTCGCCTTGTATACATCACCTCATTTGTCGTTTACGGTGAACAACCAAGCCGTCCATTCACTATTGTTGATGCACACTCTGGTGAAATCATTAAGCGCTGGGAAGGCATTAATCACGCCACAGTAGGCACGGGCCCTGGCGGCAACATCAAAACAGGTCAATATGAGTACGGCGTCGATTTTTTAAACCTTGACGTTGCAGTCAATGGTGATACCTGCACCATGAATTCCGCTAACGTCAAAACCGTGAACCTAAATGGCGCAACCTCTGGCTCTAGTGCTTTTTCTTACGTTTGCCCGCGTAACACAGTCAAAGAAATCAATGGTGCTTATGCGCCTTTAAACGATGCACACTACTTCGGCAACGTGATTTATAACATGTATAGCGACTGGTACAACACAGCGCCGCTAACCTTCCAGTTAACCATGCGGGTTCATTACGGCAGCGGTTATGAAAATGCCTTCTGGGATGGCAGTGCCATGACTTTTGGTGATGGTGCTACACGATTCCATCCCTTGGTGAGCTTAGATGTATCCGCCCATGAAGTCAGCCATGGTTTCACTGAGCAAAACTCAGGCTTAATATATGCCAACCAATCTGGAGGCATGAACGAAGCCTTCTCAGATATGGCTGGTGAAGCGGCTGAGTTTTATATGCGCGGCGCTAACGACTGGTTAGTGGGTGCCGACATTTTTAAAGCCAGCGGCGCACTGCGTTACATGGCAGATCCGACCTTAGATGGTAACTCAATCGGCCATATCGACGATTATTATGATGGTATGAACGTTCACCATAGTTCAGGTGTTTTCAATAAAGCCTTCTACACCTTAGCCAACATGCCAGGTTGGGATACCCGCAGCGCATTTCAAACTTTTGTTGTCGCAAACCAACTCTATTGGACTGCTAATAGCTTATTTTGGCAGGGTGCCTGCGGCGTTAAATCTGCGGCAACGGATCTTGGCTTAAGTGCTGCCGACGTGGTCACAGCCTTTGCCGTTGTGGGTATTACTCCTTGTGAAACTCCGCCACCACCACCTCCACCAGCAGCATATAAACTGACAAACGGTACGCCAGTGACTGACTTAGCTGGCAACGCTGGCAACAAGCAATACTTCACCCTAGACGTGGCTAGTGGCGCGACTGATTTGAGTTTTGTTATGTCAGGTGGTACTGGTGATGCTGACATGTATGTTAAATACGGCCAAGCCCCCAGCTCAAGCAACTATGATTGCCGCCCCTTCAAAAATGGCAATACTGAAAGCTGCCCCATAGTTCCAGCCCAAGCAGGTACTTATTGGGTAATGATTAATGCTTATAGTCGTTACTCTGGGGCAAATTTAGTGGGTAGCTATGTGGGAGATGATGCACCAAATCACAACCCAGCTGCTAGCTTTGACGCAAGCTTTAACAATGGCAATGCCAGCTTCAACAGCACAAGTACAGACAGTGACGGTGAACTGGTTTCATGGAGCTGGGACTTTGGTGATGGTCAAACTGCCACTGGCACAAATGTCACTCATCAATATGCACAATCGGGTTCATACACAGTGTCGCTGACTGTAACTGATAACGATGGCGCAACTGACACTACAGCCGCAGAGTTTGCCGTTGAAGTACCAGAAGTCGCCCTAGACATAGCAATAGACAGTGCTAACAAGTCACGCCGTGGTAGCATACGGGTCGCGCTTTCTTGGAGTGATAGTCATGCCGCTCAGTACACCATCTACCGTGACGGTGTTGCTGTGGGCACTTCAAGCCGCACATCCTTTGTTGACCGCTTCCGAGACTCAGCCGGCACAAGTTTCAACTATAAAGTCTGTGAAACCAACGGCCCTTGTTCAAACGAATCCAACGTTAATTTTTAAGGCAATGTTAAGGTTTTGTGGCGATAACCGCTTATGTCGGCGCCACAAAATCACTCAATTTGAACGACATGTGAAATAGAAAACATAAAAATGCCACTCATTTATTGAGTGGCATTTTTTATGCAGTTTTTAAGGCGAACCCCTTACTCAAGCTCACTCGCCTTTAGCAAGGGCACGCTGAACTTCTTGGCCCATGGCAAGCAGCTTGGGCTCGTTTTCTTGCGCTTGCGTAAAATCAGTTTTTGATTGCCAGCCAAAACCTTGCATGGCAATCAGCGCTTGGGCGACAGGGCCACCTAAGGTGTTACCTGGACCCAGTACCAGCACTTTATCTGGGGCAAACTCCTTGACCCCGACGGCGATGGCCTTAGTAAAATCATAGGGTGCCAATACCTGATGTCCCAAGGTGTAATCATGTAGCTTTTGGGTATCTGTGCTGTATTGAGTCCAAATGCGGCCTTCGCCGTCTATCATAGGAATAGTCGGCTTGTGGAATAACTCAGCGGCCAAAGCCGCCTTACCGCGCTCGCTTACCTGCCCTAATAAAGGTGAATGAAACGCCCCATGGTTATAAAGCCGCATCGGATACTTATCATCAATGCTTGGCAGCAAGGTTTCGGCGCGCTTAAGCCCGGCTTCATTGCCCGCCAACACCCGATAACCGCCTAAGTAAATTGAGGTGAACAGCGCACAGCCTTCCTCGTTATTCACCTCTGCGATGACAGTATCTAACAGCTGGGTTTTAGCGCTATCTAAACGCCACAGCTCATCCATTTCTGGGTAGATAAGCTGACCGCCAATTAAGCCATCGGCCATCATAGATCCCATGGTGTTGATGACACTAATAGCGCCATCCTCATCCAAGGCGCCAGCAAGCGCCAAGGCAATATACCAACCCATGGAGTTGCCTGTGACCGCCACTATCTCGTACTGCTCACGGTCGATATCCATAAAATCACTCATGGAGCAGGCATAGATCAAGGCCGAAGCGTTTTCCCCTGGGGTGTGCAGCTTAAATGAGTATTTAGCTTCAGCATCAAGGCTTGCAATACTGGGCTGCTTATGGAGATGCCTATATTCATCAATGTTTTCGATAAAATCTTTTTTATCAGCATGATATCGATTTAAATACCCTAGTTCATCCTTGTTGTAGCAGCCGCGCCCTGGGGCGACCACCAGTATTCTTTGCTTAGGCTTTGGGCTCTCGACTAGGCTTAGGCTCATGATTGTTTCTCCCGAGTTACGGCGCTGCGAGCAGCTTTTGCAGCCTGTGCAGTTAACTCGCCTTTCACTAAGGCGAGCGCCGCTTCGACTATGGTGTCTCGCACTGGTAAAGGTAAGGTGGCGGCATCCGCCAGCGGAATAAAGCAGTCCTCTGCGGTAATACGCGCCATCGGTGGGCATAAGTCCCCTAACTGCTCGTGCAAGCTAGTGATAATGGCTTCACTCACTGAACCACTGCGGCGACATTCATCCACGATCAAGATGTGGCGGCAATCTCGGGCTTTTTCGGCAATGCCCGCCTCGTTTAATGGTGCTAAATAACGTAAATCAATCACAGTAACGCCAATGCCTTGCTCTGATAAGATTTTTTCAGCTTGGCGGCTTAAGTAATAACCATTGCCATAACTGATAATGCACAGGTCTTTGCCGTTGCCGTATTGACCCAGCTCGCCATAGGCAAGCCTTGGCGCATTCGCTTGAGGCAAATATTGCCCCGCCCACAGGTTGTCTCCGGTTTCATGTAAATCACGAGTCATGTACAGAGCGATGGGCTCAAGAAATATCACCACTCTTTGCTCTTCTTGGGCAAGGCGCACACATTCTCGCAGCATGGCCATGGCATCTTCACCGTTAGAGGGGCAAGCTAAAATCAGCCCAGGTATGTCCCTAAATAAGGTGAAAGAGTTGTCATTATGGAAGTGACCACCAAAGCCTTTTTGATAACCTAGGCCGGCAATACGGATAACCATAGGGTTAGTAAACTGACCATTAGAGAAGAAAGATAAAGTCGCCGCCTCACCGCGAATTTGATCTTCGGCGTTATGCACATAGGCGAGGAACTGGATCTCAGGAATGGGCAGAATACCGTTGTGGGCCATGCCTATGGCTAAGCCTAAAATAGAGGTCTCATCCAGCAAGGTGTTGATCACCCGATTTGGCCCAAAGCGCTCCACTAAGCGCGAGGTCACGTGATAAACCCCGCCCTTCTTGCCCACATCTTCACCGCACACCACGATATTGTCGTGCCGCCCCATGAGCTCGGTTAAGGTGAGGTTGATAAGCTTACCCATGTGTACTGGTTTATCTAAGGACAACTTATCAGCGCACATCAACTTATTGAAAGCAGCTTCGCTGAGCATGGGCGCTTGGGAAGCTGCTAGTTTAGAAGGGACTAATTTGGGCGGGATGATACTCGCCATGGCTTGTTCTACGGTTTGCAATTTTGGCCTGTGGATCACTTCCATAGCGATGGCGGTAATTCTTGCCTTTAGCTCATGATAAAGGTCTATAACCCCTTGTGGCGTCAAAAGCTTAGCTTCAATCAGCTGCTGCGCCGACACCAATAAAGGATCTTGGGCTTCATTTTGCAGAATATAGTCTTTTTTCATGTAGGCGATTTCTGCATCACTGCCAGCATGACCCATTAACCGCACTGTGCGCACATGTAAGAACACCGGCTTTCTGTGCTTACGGGCATAATCTGCCGCCTGCTTACCCACACGATAGGTATCCAGTAAATCTCTGCCATCACAATAAAAATACTTAAGCCCAGGACGCTGACTAAAGTTGGCGGTTATCCAGCCCTTTGGCGTGCGGGTAGAAATACCTATGCCGTTGTCTTCACAGACAAACAAAAGTGGCAGTGGCACTTGCTGATAGGCTGTCCAACAGGCGGCATTGATGGCCGTCTGAGCACTGGCATGGTTTGCGGATGCATCGCCAAAATTACACACCACTATGCTGTCTTTAGGCATATTAGCCTCTATGGCTAGCCTATCGGTAAGCGGAATACTTAAGGCGGCGCCTACAGCCTTTGGCAGATGTGAGGCAATAGTCGAGGTTTGCGGCGGGATAAATAATCTCTTACTGCCCAATACCTTATGGCGACCACCAGAAATGGGGTCATCGCTGGAGGCCGAAAAAGATAACAGCATGTCCCACAGCTGAGTCTCCCCTGGCACTTGCCTGCCACGCTCTATCATAAAGGCGGCGCTGCGATAATGCAGGAACGCCATGTCCGTTGGCCTTGTGGCCAAGGCATAAGCCGCGTTGCCCTCGTGGCCCGAACTGCCTATGGTATAAAAACCTTGGTTGCGGGCGCGCATTCTGCGGGACTCTAAATCCAGCAACCGGCTCTTTAATTGCGACTCGAATAGGCCTAAAAAGTCGGCATCGCTTAAGCCTAATTGCT includes:
- a CDS encoding M4 family metallopeptidase → MMLNKKLSLIFIAMSATLGTSVFAADVVDVATLKSSAASNDLVSGLNLDKGSQLKVEKQLNLSKGLQKQRLQQYFHGVPIFGFSVAASQSSMGFYSDMSGRVLQNIEKTADFAKPKLTVDQALAIAVRGKSDKTVASVKAENQQAKLWIYLDDAAQTRLVYITSFVVYGEQPSRPFTIVDAHSGEIIKRWEGINHATVGTGPGGNIKTGQYEYGVDFLNLDVAVNGDTCTMNSANVKTVNLNGATSGSSAFSYVCPRNTVKEINGAYAPLNDAHYFGNVIYNMYSDWYNTAPLTFQLTMRVHYGSGYENAFWDGSAMTFGDGATRFHPLVSLDVSAHEVSHGFTEQNSGLIYANQSGGMNEAFSDMAGEAAEFYMRGANDWLVGADIFKASGALRYMADPTLDGNSIGHIDDYYDGMNVHHSSGVFNKAFYTLANMPGWDTRSAFQTFVVANQLYWTANSLFWQGACGVKSAATDLGLSAADVVTAFAVVGITPCETPPPPPPPAAYKLTNGTPVTDLAGNAGNKQYFTLDVASGATDLSFVMSGGTGDADMYVKYGQAPSSSNYDCRPFKNGNTESCPIVPAQAGTYWVMINAYSRYSGANLVGSYVGDDAPNHNPAASFDASFNNGNASFNSTSTDSDGELVSWSWDFGDGQTATGTNVTHQYAQSGSYTVSLTVTDNDGATDTTAAEFAVEVPEVALDIAIDSANKSRRGSIRVALSWSDSHAAQYTIYRDGVAVGTSSRTSFVDRFRDSAGTSFNYKVCETNGPCSNESNVNF
- a CDS encoding ACP S-malonyltransferase, which produces MSLSLVESPKPKQRILVVAPGRGCYNKDELGYLNRYHADKKDFIENIDEYRHLHKQPSIASLDAEAKYSFKLHTPGENASALIYACSMSDFMDIDREQYEIVAVTGNSMGWYIALALAGALDEDGAISVINTMGSMMADGLIGGQLIYPEMDELWRLDSAKTQLLDTVIAEVNNEEGCALFTSIYLGGYRVLAGNEAGLKRAETLLPSIDDKYPMRLYNHGAFHSPLLGQVSERGKAALAAELFHKPTIPMIDGEGRIWTQYSTDTQKLHDYTLGHQVLAPYDFTKAIAVGVKEFAPDKVLVLGPGNTLGGPVAQALIAMQGFGWQSKTDFTQAQENEPKLLAMGQEVQRALAKGE
- a CDS encoding thiamine pyrophosphate-dependent enzyme, with translation MEDRAIALERQFIERVLAQDFEDIGEGWDHKQLGLSDADFLGLFESQLKSRLLDLESRRMRARNQGFYTIGSSGHEGNAAYALATRPTDMAFLHYRSAAFMIERGRQVPGETQLWDMLLSFSASSDDPISGGRHKVLGSKRLFIPPQTSTIASHLPKAVGAALSIPLTDRLAIEANMPKDSIVVCNFGDASANHASAQTAINAACWTAYQQVPLPLLFVCEDNGIGISTRTPKGWITANFSQRPGLKYFYCDGRDLLDTYRVGKQAADYARKHRKPVFLHVRTVRLMGHAGSDAEIAYMKKDYILQNEAQDPLLVSAQQLIEAKLLTPQGVIDLYHELKARITAIAMEVIHRPKLQTVEQAMASIIPPKLVPSKLAASQAPMLSEAAFNKLMCADKLSLDKPVHMGKLINLTLTELMGRHDNIVVCGEDVGKKGGVYHVTSRLVERFGPNRVINTLLDETSILGLAIGMAHNGILPIPEIQFLAYVHNAEDQIRGEAATLSFFSNGQFTNPMVIRIAGLGYQKGFGGHFHNDNSFTLFRDIPGLILACPSNGEDAMAMLRECVRLAQEEQRVVIFLEPIALYMTRDLHETGDNLWAGQYLPQANAPRLAYGELGQYGNGKDLCIISYGNGYYLSRQAEKILSEQGIGVTVIDLRYLAPLNEAGIAEKARDCRHILIVDECRRSGSVSEAIITSLHEQLGDLCPPMARITAEDCFIPLADAATLPLPVRDTIVEAALALVKGELTAQAAKAARSAVTREKQS